One window of Entelurus aequoreus isolate RoL-2023_Sb linkage group LG06, RoL_Eaeq_v1.1, whole genome shotgun sequence genomic DNA carries:
- the LOC133652490 gene encoding uncharacterized protein LOC133652490, translating into MAGSKREHSVITYDRQTILDVDGSGRYRLKDACTVDLLASMGILRGLHRAAFVAAESSASGDRQWRRHKRCERKQKRGCRAGLTTKRKANQRSVESPGKKPFKLELAGVRLDNPCTHSNSLRIKHNSHNVFSFVTVSEADIHCTEVANYDAFSLSQHQANNLNIPVVSIPRYGQNYLKCNTHNKRNIINIATSDNFNKQSSKQPTTYNMGFLNIRSLSSKTLLVNEVIRDNKLDVVGLAETWLKPDDFFALNEASPPNYTNTHVARPLKRGGGVALIYNENYNLTPNLNNKYNSFEVLTLRFVTPLPLHLAVIYRPPGPYSDFISEFSEFVADLVTHADNIIIMGDFNIHMNTPSDPPMRGAPDYN; encoded by the coding sequence atggctggctcaaagcgtgaacactctgtgatcacatacgaccgacagacaattctggatgtggatggatcgggtcgttatagactgaaagatgcatgtacggtggacctcctcgctagcatgggaatacttcgtgggctacatcgagcggcctttgtagcagcggagtcaagtgctagcggtgaccgccaatggagacgacataagcggtgcgagcggaagcagaagcggggatgccgagctgggctaacaacaaagagaaaagctaaccaaagaagcgtggagtctccgggtaagaagccatttaaactagaactagccggcgtcaggctggataatccctgcacacatagcaattctcttagaataaaacacaactcacataatgttttttcttttgtgaccgtgtcggaggcagacatacattgtactgaggtagctaactatgatgcgttcagtttatcgcaacatcaagcaaacaatctgaatatccccgtcgtatcaattcctagatatggtcaaaactatttaaagtgcaatacgcataataaacgcaacattattaatattgctacttcggataatttcaacaaacaatcctcaaaacagcccactacctataatatgggctttttaaacataagatcattatcttccaaaacgttattagttaatgaagtcattagagacaacaaacttgacgtcgttggtctcgccgagacctggctcaaaccagacgatttttttgcgctaaatgaggcatctcctcctaactataccaatacacatgttgcccgacctcttaaaaggggaggaggtgtcgcactaatatacaatgaaaactataatcttacacctaacctaaataataaatataactcgtttgaggtgctcactttgaggtttgtcacaccgctgcctctccacctggctgttatctaccgcccccctgggccctattcggacttcatcagtgaattctcagagtttgttgctgatctagttacgcacgccgacaatataatcataatgggggactttaatatccatatgaataccccatcggacccccccatgcgtggcgctccagactataattga